ATGAGATACGGTGCAACGTAGCAAGAGACTGTGTAGAGAAAAGCAAACAGAGTTGACAAGAGAATATCTCGCCATACTGAAAAGAAGAGTGCCTTAATAAGCTTAAACGtggtgattcttctttcaccaTCGTCCCATTCAAGCTTACTCCTAAGTATCTCAAATAGTTTCTCAGCTCTGTCACTACTGTCAACTTGAGGAACATCCTCGCTGTCTATGATTTTCGCGTTTCCTAAGACAATCAAAGGACTCATCCAAGAGAAACTTACATGGCTTAGAAACCCAGCGTTCGAAAAAGGTGTAACAACCTCATCATCTTCGGCCTTATCCAACTGCACAGGAGTAGCCGCTCTAGTTTCACCTTCATTCAAGAAGGGTTCTTCGAGTATGTTGATCCTTTCACCTTCTCTTTGCTTCTGAAAACATGAATAGCAAAGAAACAACCCCATGCTAACGGCCACAACATCAGACAGTAAAAGGTGAACTGACACCAGTTCTTGCTTCTTGTATAGAGAAATGTCTACCAAAAGACGgtagaaagaaaacataaaatagaaaacccaCCAGACTCTAAGCAAAATAGGAAACTTTTGATCATGAGAATTGGTGGATAAACTACGAAGGTAGAAAGAGATGGCACCCCAAGAAAGGACTGTAAATAGATGATCTAAAATAACCATCAGTTCACTGCGATCCCAACCATTTGTATGCAGGTGGAAGCAACTTACCAACAACAAGACTGAATTCAAGGCAGAAAAAGACTCACAACATATAACGACCAGTTTCTTGTATGTTAAAGACATATCCTTAAATCTCTCACTCGTAAAACCATCACTATTGTCACAAGCCACCCTTTTCTTGTAAACACAGGAaccaaacataacaaacaacaaaagcagATTGAAGAAAATGGAGAACATTGGAAAGTAATTGGAGTCGAGGAGGAGAAAATGGATAGTAATGTCCATTGCATAACTCTGTTTCATTAGGCAATGGAAACGAGAATAATTGTTCGAGTCTGTCACGAtggatagtatatatatatagaaagacactcgtcaataaatatattacttGGAAGACAAATTCATCAGAGGGAATAAATTATAGTTCCTTGACGTCTCAACAACGTCCACCAATCAATTCCCAGAAACTCATAGTAAATTTCCGAACAGAATATTAATTTCCCGGGAACaagccaagaagaccaagacctCTCATCTTACCGTCACAAAAGGGACCTGGCTCTGTATTCGCTTTACCGTTTTTTCTACAACAATTTTCAACAGAAGCAGATGACACTTACAGAGAAATAGGTAGAGTTTTAATTGATTGTAGAAAGCAATCCAGGATCCTGACTGGTCTTGTTGTCATTTCCTATAAAGCTGTAGTtagcaaaacaaaactcaagacAAATGATGAATCTTCGTTTTATTCCCAACAAGTCTGATCATAGAAACCATGGTTTAACCAAATAAACACTTACATACTAAACATAAAGTCTCTGCTAATCAGAAACCAACCACAGGAAACTCGAGTCTAGGGTTTCCGAGTTTTACATTCAAATCCCATCTTAATCAGTCAAATCTTATACAGAGAGACAAATGATCTGATTATGGAAATTTCATAAGTTCTACAGCTTCAATAACAGAAGAAGCCGAGAGAGAACAATGAAAAAGCCattaacaacaaacaacaacaacttttttAATCAGATTACATAATCCGACCACTCGGATATATGCGATGTCTGGTCCATAGTCAAACCAGGATCCTTATCATGCGTTTTCGGATTATCTTTACCACCAAGCAACCTCGCCGGATTCCCAACAGCCGTCGTACGAGGCGGCACATCTTTCAACACAACAGATCCAGCACCAATCTTAGCTCCTTCACCAATACTAATATTCCCCAAAATACAAGTCCCAGCTCCAATCAAAACCCCATCACCAATCTTAGGATGCCTATCACCACACTGTTTCCCAGTTCCTCCAAGCGTAACGTTATGAAGAATCGAAACATTGTTCCCAACAACCGCCGTCTCACCAATCACAATCGCCGTAGCGTGATCAAGCAAAATCCCAGTACCGATTTTAGCACCAGGGTGAAAATCAACGGCGAAGGCTTCAGAGACTCTGTTCTGAATCAACAAAGCTAAGATTTTGCGGTCTTGGGTCCAAAGCTCATGAGCAATACGATGAGCTTGACAAGCTAAGAAGCCTTTAAAGTGAAGGAAACAATGAACGTAGCTAATACAAGCTGGGTCTCTTTCTTTAACAGCTAGCAGATCTTGTTTCACAGATTCAACAATCTCGGGGCTTTCGTTGAGAACACTTGAGAACAAATCGAAAAGCGTGTTGCTTGGGAGATTCAAATTGCTGAGTTTAACGGATAAGGTATTGGCTAACGCAGCTTCTAAGGAACGTTGAGAGACGATTGAAGCGTGGTAATAGCCGGAGACGATTGGTTCTCTCTCGATGTCGGATTTAGCTTCGTCGCGGATCTTGGCCCATACGTCGTCGATCTCAGCGTCTCGGTCTAGGTCTTGAAGTAAAGGACGGGTGTGGAGGGTTCTGGTTTGGGTTCCATTGAAGGAGGAAGCAGAAGATGAGCGGAAGTAATTGATGTAACGAACATCGTCGTTGGTGGGATTGGAGGAATCGCGACGAGAGATCTGAGGTTTACCGGTACGGCAGGTGTCGATGCACGCAGCCATTGGAGGAGGAGAGGGAGGAGGATGTTGTGGTCGTTGTTTGAAGGTGGAGGAAACAAAAGAAGGGAGAaggaaagaggaggaagagtgACGATGAGGAAGATTATTGATGTGTGGTGAAGATGAACGGAGCATATATAGGGACATTGAGAAGTGGCGGCGACTTGTGAC
The Camelina sativa cultivar DH55 chromosome 15, Cs, whole genome shotgun sequence DNA segment above includes these coding regions:
- the LOC104745542 gene encoding serine acetyltransferase 3, mitochondrial-like, whose translation is MLPVTSRRHFSMSLYMLRSSSPHINNLPHRHSSSSFLLPSFVSSTFKQRPQHPPPSPPPMAACIDTCRTGKPQISRRDSSNPTNDDVRYINYFRSSSASSFNGTQTRTLHTRPLLQDLDRDAEIDDVWAKIRDEAKSDIEREPIVSGYYHASIVSQRSLEAALANTLSVKLSNLNLPSNTLFDLFSSVLNESPEIVESVKQDLLAVKERDPACISYVHCFLHFKGFLACQAHRIAHELWTQDRKILALLIQNRVSEAFAVDFHPGAKIGTGILLDHATAIVIGETAVVGNNVSILHNVTLGGTGKQCGDRHPKIGDGVLIGAGTCILGNISIGEGAKIGAGSVVLKDVPPRTTAVGNPARLLGGKDNPKTHDKDPGLTMDQTSHISEWSDYVI